A window of the Carassius gibelio isolate Cgi1373 ecotype wild population from Czech Republic chromosome B16, carGib1.2-hapl.c, whole genome shotgun sequence genome harbors these coding sequences:
- the hamp gene encoding hepcidin-1 has translation MKLTRVALAAAVIITCVCFLQTAAVPFTQTEDEHHVESETPQENQHLTETSQEQTNPNTFFRVKRQSNLSLCRYCCNCCRNKGCGYCCKF, from the exons ATGAAGCTGACACGTGTGGCTCTCGCTGCTGCAGTCATCATCACATGTGTCTGTTTCCTCCAGACCGCAGCTGTTCCCTTCACACAG ACTGAAGATGAGCATCATGTGGAGAGTGAAACACCACAGGAGAACCAGCACCTGACAGAAACTTCTCAGGAACAAACAAATCCAAAT ACTTTCTTCAGGGTGAAACGTCAAAGCAATCTGTCCCTGTGCAGATACTGCTGCAACTGCTGCCGCAACAAAGGCTGCGGATACTGCTGCAAATTCTGA